The Flavobacterium sp. M31R6 nucleotide sequence TAAAAAATAAATGCTGTTTATTTTAGAATATAGCGTTTAATATTAAAAAAAATACCCCATTAGTTAAAAATAACCAATCGAGTATTTCAAATTGAAATTAATAATAATTTTTTATTTAAAAAACTTGGCTTGCTATTTGTCTGATATTTTCTGATTTTCCCATAGAATAATAATGTAAAACAGGCACTCCAGCCGCTTTCAATTCTATTGATTGTTGGATGGCCCACTCTATACCCACTTGGCGTATTTCTGCGTTATTTTTGCACTTATCAACTGCGCTTATCAAATCTTCTGGCAAATCGATACGGAATATTTGAGGCAATACCTGTAAATGTCTTTGCACCGCAATCGGTTTTATTCCCGGAATAATTGGAACGGTAATTCCTATTTCTCTGGCTTTGGCAACAAACTCAAAATATTTGGCATTATCAAAAAACATTTGAGTCACCACATAATCAGCTCCAGCATCTACTTTTTCTTTCAATCTTTTTAAATCTGACATCAAAGAAGGAGATTCCAAATGCTTCTCTGGATAACCTGCAACACCTATGCAAAAATCGGCTTTGTTGTCGATGTCCATTACATCGTGTAAATACTTTCCGTTATTCAATTGATAAATTTGACTCACTAAGTCGGATGCATAATTATTCCCACCTTCTTTGGGTACAAAGGACTGTTCGTCTTTCATCGCATCACCACGAAGCGCCATAACATTGTCAATTCCTAAATAATGACAATCGACTAACAAATATTCCGTCTCTTCTTTGGTGAAACCACCGCAAAGCACGTGAGGAACCGTATCCACATTGTATTTATGTTTAATAGAAGCGCAAATCCCCAAGGTTCCAGGACGCATTCTGGTCAGTTTTTTTTCCAATAAACCATTGCCTTTATCCACATAAATATACTCCTCACGAGAAGTCGTTACATCTATAAATGGTGGCTTGAACTCCATCAACGGGTCAATATTGTCGTATAACTCCTGAATGCTTTTGCCTTTCTGTGGCGGAATAATTTCGAAAGAGAATAACGTTTCTCCTTTGGCTTTTTCAATATGTTTTGTTACTTTCATTTTATTTGTTTCAAGTTTCAAGTTTAAGGTTTAAAGTTCTCTCGAGTAACTTGAAACTTTAAACTTGAAACAAATTTTTTAATCTGCTATATTTGGATTCAGCCATTTCATGGCGACCTCTGTTGAAACACTTCTTCGTTTGGCGTAATCAATAACCTGATCTTCTTTTATTTTTCCAAGACCGAAATACTTGCTTTCCGGATTTCCAAAATAATATCCCGAAACCGAAGAAGCCGGCCACATCGCCATACTTTCGGTCAGGGTCACTCCAATTGCTGCCTCTACATTCAGCAATTTCCAAATCGTTGGTTTTTCCAAGTGGTCTGGACAAGCAGGATAACCCGGTGCCGGACGAATTCCTTTATAATCTTCTTCAATAAGCGCTTGTTTGCTCAAAACCTCATCGGCTGCATAACCCCAAATTTCTTTACGGATTTTTTCGTGTAAATATTCGGCGAAAGCTTCTGCAAAACGATCCGCCAAAGCTTTAACCATAATCGAATTGTAATCGTCCAAATCCTTTTCGAATTCAGCCGCCCATTCGTCTACACCAAAACCGGTGGTTACACAAAATGCTCCCATATAATCCACTTTCCCACTCTCTTTTGGAGCAATAAAATCGGCTAATGCGATGTTTGGTGCTCCTTTTGTTTTTTGTGACTGCTGACGCAAAGTCAAGAATGTCTGCAATGGTTTTCCGTTTTCGTCAGTCAACTCGATATCATCATCATTGATTTGGTTCGCAGGGAAAATTCCGTAGATTCCTTTGGCTTGTAATTTCTTTTCTTTCAAAATTACTTCCAACATAGCTTGTGCATCCGCAAAAACAGAAGTCGCTTGCTCTCCCACAACTTCATCTGCCAAAATCGCCGGATATTTTCCGAACAATTCCCAAGTCCTAAAAAACGGAGTCCAGTCAATGTAAGGAACCAACACATCCAAGTCCACTTCGATAGTTTGTTCCCCAATAACTTTTGGTTTTACAGGTTCGAAATGTCTCCAATCCAATTGTAATTTATTCTTACGCGCTTGCTCAATCGTTAGGAAATTCTTGTCTCTTGAACGATTCAAGAATGTTTCTCTAAACGCATCGTATTCGGCACGGATATCGCTTGCATAAATTTTTCGGTTGTGATCTAATAAATTTCCTGCTACGGTAACCGCTCTTGACGCATCGTTTACGTGAATCACGGTTTCTCTGTATTGAGGTGCAATTTTCACGGCCGTATGTGCGCGTGAAGTAGTTGCGCCACCAATCATTACCGGAATTTTCATCCCTCTTTTATCCAATTCCTTAGCGAGATACACCATTTCGTCCAAAGACGGCGTGATCAATCCGCTTAATCCAATAATATCTACTTCATGTTCAATAGCCGCTGCAATAATTTTTTCGGGAGGCACCATAACACCCAAATCGACAATCTCATAATTATTGCAAGCCAATACCACCGAAACAATATTTTTACCAATATCGTGTACATCACCTTTTACGGTTGCCATCAAAATCTTTCCATTCCCCGATTTATCACCTACCTGTTTAGCAGCTTCGATAAACGGCAATAAATAAGCCACAGCTTTTTTCATTACACGTGCCGATTTTACCACCTGTGGCAAAAACATTTTACCTGAACCAAACAAATCTCCGACAACATTCATTCCCGTCATCAAGTTGATTTCGATAACTTCGATAGGTTTTGTGGCGGCTAAGCGAGCTTCCTCAACATCAATTTCTATAAATTCATCCACCCCTTTTACCAAGGAATGCGTAATTCTTTCCTGAACCGTTCCCGAACGCCATTCTTGAACCGCTTTCTCGTTGCTCTTTACATCTCCTTTTACATTTTCGGCAAAATCCAATAAGCGTTCTGTAGCATCATCGCGTCTGTCCAGAATTACATCTTCTACGTGTTCCAATAAATCTTTTGGAATTTCGTCATATATCGACAACATTTCCGGATTTACAATTCCCATTGTCATTCCGTTTTTAATGGCATGGTACAAGAAAACCGAGTGCATCGCTTCTCTCACCGTGTCATTTCCCCTAAACGAAAACGAAACGTTACTCACCCCGCCACTAATGTGCGCGTGCGGTAAATTTTCTCGAACCCATTTGGTTCCTCTAAAGAAATCCAAAGCATTCAAGCGGTGTTCCTCCATACCTGTCGCTACGGGGAATATATTCAAATCGAAGATGATATCCTGTGGAGGAAAATCTACTTTGTTTACCAAAATATCATACGACCGTTGGCAAATTTCAACTCTACGATCGTAATTATCGGCTTGTCCTACCTCATCAAAAGCCATTACAATCACGGCAGCTCCATAACGTTTGATCAATTTGGCGTGATGGATAAAAGCTTCCTCTCCTTCTTTCAGCGAAATCGAGTTTACCACACATTTTCCCTGCACGACTTTCAAACCAGCCTCAATGATTTCCCATTTCGAACTGTCAATCATAATTGGCACACGAGAAATATCCGGCTCGGCAGCAATCAAATTCAGGAATTTGGTCATTGCATAAACGCCGTCAAGCATTCCCTCATCCATATTGATATCGATGATCTGCGCCCCTCCTTCTACCTGCTGTCTCGCAATATCGAGTGCTTCCTCATATTTTTCCTCCTTGATCAATCGAAGGAACTTTCTCGAACCTGTTACATTGGTACGTTCCCCAACATTCACAAATACGCTGTCCGGCGTAATGATCAAAGGCTCTAATCCTGATAATACAAGGTTTCTTCTATTTTTATTGTGTCCCATTTTTTTATTTTATCTTGCCACGAATTCACGAATTATAATCTATATTTTTAAAATTCGTGAATTCGTGTTTATAATTTAAAGCCTTTCTTTGCGTCTATATTTTTATATTCTATTCTAAACTATTAATAAACTTAAATAAATTTCCCCGTCCCACGCTCATAACTGTTTTTTTACAATTAATTCTTATTATTTTTAATTGCTATAATTTTCTGTACTACTGCAAAGAACATTGTGGTTGACCAACCAAATAACAAAATCCCATTCATGGCTTCAAATCCACTCATGATGCGCCAGATAGGAGGGAGCGTGATATCGCCATAACCTAACGTGGTGTAAGTAATCATTGAAAAATAAATCGATTCTTCCCAATGACTGATTTTATCCAATGCAGGTATCATCATATAAACGCCAGCCCAAAGAGCAATTTCAATAAAGTGTAATACCATTAAAAAAACGGCCATAGTAGAAAGTGTTTTCAAAATCTTATAAAATCCGAAAACCTGACTTTTTAAATCGCGGTTGCGAAACAAATAATTCAGCCACCATGCGGTTCCCAATCCATGAATAAAAATGGTTGCAACAATAATTCCCAAACTAAAAAGTATTTGTATCGCCATCTATTTTTAAAATTTACAAAATTACTATTCTCTACGTTTGAACTTAATGATATTTTATCTTACTGAAAATACTTGCCAAGCATTTTTGAAAAAGGTACCGCAGTAAATCCATGCAAAAAAATACTTAGCAAAACTGTAAGAACAATAACTGAAATTATGCGTTCATATCCCGGTATTCCTAATTCAATTATTACGAGTAATAAATACAAAACTGATGCAATGCCGCGTGGTCCAAACCAACCAATAAATCCAATAGTAACACTAGGTAATTTTGTACCAATAAGGCAAATTGCAACGGGCAACATTCTGATAATTGTAAGACTTAATAAGGCATAAACCCAAGCGTTTATATCCCAATAAGGATAACAAAACGGAACGAGCATCATACCAAATAAAAGAAAAATAAAAAGTACGAGTGCCTGACTTTCTGCTTCACCAAATTCATGTAATCGTTCGCGTACTTTGAGGTTATGAGTTCCGAGTAACATGCCTGCAAAAAATGCAGCGATGAAGCCATTACCGTCAACTGTTTCGGCTAGTGAAAACGCTAATAATGCAATGGCTATTGAAGATAAACTTTGAAAAGTGGAATTCATCCAGCCTTTGCTTGAAGCCTTGTCAACTAAATATCCTCCTGCCCAACCAATCAATCCACCAATCAATGGACCAAAAACAAATTGCCGGAGTGTAAAAAGTAACCAATAAGATGTACCAGAGTTTCCCGCATCTGCATGAGATAAAACAGCAAGACAAATTAATATTGGAGGAAATGCAATCCCATCGTTTAAACCACTTTCAACGTTTATGGTTTGGCGAATTTTTTCGGGCACCAGTTTACTTGTAACCACTGCCTGCCCCAAAGCAGCATCAGTAGGCGACAAAATAAAAGCCATAAGCGCAATTACCCAGATATTAACACCAGGAAAAAGTGGGATGCCTATTAATATTCCCAATACCATAGTCAATGGCAAACCTATTAGCAATAAACGAACAGGCAATTTTCGATGCTTTCTTAATTCCATTAAATTAATAGTGGATGCATCATTAAAAAGCACTAACACCAGTGTAAGTTCAGCAAGTATTTTTACCAATGGCGCATCAATACCTTGCCTCAATTCATCTATTTGAAAATTAGAAGCTATTATACCAATCACTACAAAAACCATTGGTGCTGTGATAACAGATTTTTCAAGGGCTTTTGAAAAAAGTCCGTAAACTAAAATCAGTAAAGCCGTAAATACAAAGATTGGATATTCAGTCATATTTTTCTTTTGTCCCTAATCTCGCTTATGAGTATGTGCTATTCTCTCCACGAAGTTGTGTTATTCAATTTCAATCAAAGCTACAATCTTAATAAATTTGTTTAATCATTGTTTCTATTTTCTATTCAAAGCCAATTCCTCCAGATTTTGTTTTTATCGAAAACCTTTCATTTTATTCTCTTTGCGGGCACGGATTGCAAATCCGCGCTATCTGGATTACTAAGTTTCTAAGTAGCTTAGATTCTAAGTTTTTATTGTTTTATCTACGGTCCAAAAAACTGTAGTTATATTTTATTTTAATTTCAACTTTATTTGGGCGTGACCACAAGGGTCGGGCTATTCGTTTCAAGTCCTCGTCCAATTCCGTCCCGATAGCTATCGAGACTCCATCGGTCTGTGGGCTTTCCACTGCTATCCCTCACGCGAGCTTTGTGCAATAAACATCATTTAATCTTAATTTCTTTCTGTCTAACAGAGTCAATAAATTTAATTAGGACTGGGCTGTTATAAAAATCTAAACACTTCATTAAATATAAATTGTTATTAGGATCATATGATTTGTATTCTTTTTTTGCCCATTTTTTAATCATCTCTCTATATTTTTCATTTCCAAAAATATATTCCCCTTTCAAATCTATAATCTGTACATAACTACTACCATCTTTATATCTTATTGATTCTTTCCCTGATAAAACTTCAGAATAACAATCACAAAATGCCTGATTCTTTAATTTCAACAATTCCCCTTCTAATTTTTTATTTTGACCTTGAGAATAACCTACATATCCAAATAAAATTATGTAACAAAAGCTAATTAAGATCTTCATAAAATTTAATTTCAGTGAGTAAAAATGTTTAAAAATCTTCGCTAGCGGTGGTATGTGATTCTTAACGCTTCAATTATTTCAATTTACATAACCGCCGTTGAAACTCTAGGCTTATAATCCTTCGCGATATCGGCAATCAATTTGATATGATTTGGAGTTGTTCCGCAACAACCGCCTATGATGTTTATTAAATTATCGTCTAAATAACTTTTAATTTGTGCTTGCATTTCCTCCGGTGTTTCATCGTATTCTCCAAAGGCGTTTGGCAATCCTGCATTGGGATGCGCCGACACGTTGAAAGAAGTGTTATGCGACAAAGTCTGCAAATACGGTTTCAATAAATCGGCACCAAGGGCACAATTGAATCCTACGCTCAACAATGGAATATGCGACACCGAAACCAAAAAGGCTTCTACCGTTTGTCCCGAAAGTGTTCTTCCCGAAGCATCGGTAATCGTTCCTGAAACCATAATCGGAATATCAAGATTGCGCTCTTCTTTTACTTGTTCGATAGCAAAAAGCGCCGCTTTGGCATTTAGTGTATCAAAAATAGTTTCTACCAAAAGTAAATCGCAACCACCGTCCATTAAGGCTTCGACTTGTTGCTTGTAAGCTATACGCAAATCATCAAAAGTTACGGCTCTGTATCCTGGATCGTTCACATCTGGAGACATACTCGCCGTACGGTTTGTCGGACCAATTGAACCGGCAACAAAACGAGGTTGGTTTGGATTTTTAGCAGTGAATTCATCGGCTACTTCACGGGCAAGTTTTGCCGATTCGTAATTCAATTCATAAACATATTCTTCTAGGTAATAATCCGCCATACCGATGGTGGTTCCTGAAAAAGTATTGGTTTCCACAATATCGGCTCCAGCTTCAAAATAAGCTGCGTGAACTGCTTTGATAGCTTGAGGTTGCGTTAGGGACAATAAATCGTTGTTTCCTTTTAGCGGATGTGGAAAATCTTTGAATCGTTCGCCACGAAAATCTTCTTCAGAGAAATTATAACGTTGCAGCATTGTCCCCATAGCTCCGTCGAGCACGAGTATTCTCTTTTTTATTTCTTCTTGAATTGTTGACATATTTTTTATTTCTCGCAAAGACGCAAAGGCGCTAAGCTCATTATTAATTCCAAAAATTCCTAATTCTGGCTCTTTAGCCCCGATGGAAACGACATCCTTTTATGCTGGGGTTCAGCATAAAAGATATAGTGTACAGCGGGAACGATGACTGCAAAAAATGCACCAATCATTCGCTCTAAAAAAAATATCGAAATGTTGTCAGGAAAAGGTTTGAGGAATACGGAGATGTATTCTTGTGTTATCTATCCGCGCTGTGCGTGGTAGAATGTAGCACCTTCTTTAAAAAAGTAAAGGGTTGCTAAGGTTTCATCGGGTCTTTTCCCTCCGCCTTTCGTGATAACTTTCAATAAAAATAGGAACAGTGCAAAGAAACGACATAGCGCTAACAATTGCAAGTTTTTTTTTTAGATTCTAAGGTTCTGAGCTACTAAGCCTCTAAGTCAAAATTTTCATTCATAATCATTATAAAAAAAACTCAAAACTATATTGCAAGTTTGAGCTTTTTTTGAAAATCTTAGCTTCTCAGCTTCTTAGTAACTCAGAATCTTAAAAAAACAGTTTAGTGCTTTATTTTTTGCTTAGTACCTCTTAAATTAACGATTTCAATTCGTCTCATCTTAGTGTTTATTCTGTAAACCAGATAATTATTTTTATCTATAATTGCTTTGTACAAATATTGGTTTGTTCCTGATTTTGGGAATAATTCAGGGTAGAGAATTACTAAACTTGTAACTTGTTTTATATTTTCTTCTAATTGCAAAATTTCTTTTATGGACCAAAATTTCTCCAAATAAAAAAGTACGCTGTCTAAACCTTTTTCTGCCTGAGGCGTCCATTTAATCCCTAATGCCATTTCTTGAATTTATCCATAACGGTAGAATGGCTTACTAAGTCATTGTTGTCAGCTTGGGAAATTCCAATTTCAATTTCTTCTTTTTCCTGAGCTGATAATTCACTGTACCAATCCTTTTTGCTTGCCTTTACCAATAGTTCGAGTTTTTCCAAAAGACTTTCGTCTACATTGGATAGTTCTTGAATAAAATTATATTTTCTTGTTGCTAAATTCATGATGAATTAATTTTAATATCACACAAAGATATAAATAAAAAAGCTCAAACTATATTACAAATTTGAGCTTTAGTATTTCAAAATCTTAGATTCTCAGCATCTTAGAAGCTTAGTCTCTAAAGATTAAACAATAGCTTTCACTACCGCTTTTGGAGCTTCTTTACGAGTACCGTCGAATCCGTCAACTCCGGAAACGGTGGTGTATTTCATTACGTATTTTTTACCAGGATTGATGATTTGGTATGCCGCTTGACACATTAATGTGGCTTCGTGGAATCCGCAAAGAATCAATTTTAATTTACCAGGATATGTGTTTACGTCACCAATGGCAAAAATTCCAGGGATATTCGTTTGGTAATCCAAAGCATTGTTTACTTTGATGGCATTTTTTTCGATTTCTAATCCCCAGTCGGCAATAGGACCTAATTTTGGTGTTAGACCAAAAAGCGGAATGAAATAATCTGTTGGAATGTTTCTGTGTGCTCCGTCAATATCTACATCAACAGATTCTAAATGCTCTGCTCCGTTTAAACCGACAACTTCGCCGGGTGTGATCATTTTTATTTTTCCCGCATTCTTCAATTCTTGCACTTTTTCTACAGAATCAAGAGCTCCTCTAAATTCGTTTCTACGGTGAATCAAAGTTACTTCTGAAGCTACATTTGCCAAGAAAATACTCCAGTCCAAAGCAGAATCTCCTCCTCCGGAAATCACAACTCTTTTGTCTCTGAATTTTTCTGGGTTTTTGATAAAGTATTTAATTCCTTTATCTTCGTAAAATTCGATATCTTCGATAAGTGGCTTTCTTGGTTCGAAACTTCCCAATCCTCCAGCAATAGCTACAACAGACGCGTGGAATTTTTTTCCTTTGTTTGAAGTAACAATAAAACTGCCATCTTCTTGCTTATCGATAGTTTCTGCACGCTCACCAAGAGTAAATCCAGGTTCGAATTGCTTGATTTGTTCCATTAAATTATCCACTAAATCTCCTGCCAATACTTCCGGAAATCCTGGAATATCATAGATAGGTTTCTTTGGATACAACTCTGATAATTGTCCTCCCGGTTGTGGCAAGGCATCCAGAATATGACATTTTAATTTTAATAATCCTGCTTCGAAAACGGCGAATAGACCTGTTGGCCCGGCTCCTATTATAAGTATGTCTGTTTTAACCATTATATTTAAATTTAACTCTTTATATTATTTTTTATTTTGTGCGCAAATAAACGAATGCTTTCAATTTCTGAAAATGATAATTGTCACAGAATCTCATTCTTTATTTCTGCATTCTTTTCTCTAATTTCTGCCTTCTGAAATCTGCTTATTTTTTTAATCCTTCTGTAATTTCATTCATTTTTTGAACTTTTTCTTCGAAATTACCTTTCAAAGTCTTTCGATATTCATTCAGGTTTTGAACCATTTTATTGATGTCTTCCGGAATTACTTCTTCGAAAAACTCGCGTAATCTTTTGGCTGTTGTTGGCGATTTTCCGTTAGTTGAAATGGCAATTTTCACGTTTCCTTTGGTCACGATTCCTCCCAAATAATAATCGCATAAATCGGGTGTATCGGCAATATTGCAAATGAGATATCTTTTTCGGGACAAATCATATACCCGTTTGTTTACTTTCAAGTCATCAGTACAAGCTAAAACCATATTTCGTTTCTTGAGCATTTTTTTCTTGAACTTCGCTTGGGTCAATTTTACCGAAGGATGTTTTTCGGCTAATGCTTCCAATTCGGGCAGAAACTTTGTCGCCACAACCTCAACATTGGCGTTGGGGCTTGATTTCAACATAAACGACAACTTTTCCAAACCTACATTTCCACCACCAACAATAAGTACATTGATGTTATGCAGTTTTAAAAAAATAGGATATAATTCGTTTCTTTCCATTATAACTTTATTTCGGCGGCTACAAATTCTTCGTAAAACCCTTTCAGTTGATTACTTTCTTTGACTACTTCCCCAATTACGATAATTGCCGGTGAACTCAATTTATTTTCGACAGCCACTTCTTGAATCGTATCAATTGTTCCCACACCTATTTTCTCATTTGGTGTTGTTCCGTTTTGAATAATCGCAACAGGAGTTTCTCCTTTGGATTCTTTTTGGAATAAAGCAACAATTTGTGATAGTTTACTCATTCCCATCAAAATCACAACAGTCGCTGATGATTTTGCTGCAAGAGCGATATCACTAGACAAATTTCTGTTGGAAGTGGTTCCTGTGATTACCCAAAAACTTTCGGAAGTTCCTCTTTTGGTCAATGAAATTCCCTGATAAGCGGGAACCGCAATTGCGGATGAAATTCCGGGTACTACAAATGTAGGGATTCCAAAACTTTCTACGTAATCTATTTCTTCACTTCCTCTTCCGAAGATAAATGGATCCCCTCCTTTTAACCGAACCACGTGACCGTAGGTAAGCGCATTATCGACAATCAATTGGTTGATTTGATCTTGTGAATATTCGTGGCAACCGATTCTTTTCCCCACAAATATTTTAATGGAATTTTGAGGAGCGTACTTCATTATTTCCTCATTGGCCAAAGCATCATACAAAACCACATTCGCCTCAGCAAGTGCTTTTACGCCTTTTAGCGTAAGCAAGTCTGGGTCGCCAGGTCCTGCGCCTACTAAAGTTACTTTGGGTTGTATCGTTTTATGCATTAGCTAAATCTTTGGTTCTGTATGCTTCTATTTTTCCGAAGAAAGCTATAGCATCTTGTATATATTTTTGTGCAAACGCTTCTGATGGTTCATTAGCTCTGATTTGATAAACCAAATCTTTGAAATCTGATCCCAATTCTATTTTTTTGCTTTCTATAAAAACAGTATCAAACAAATCGATAATTCCAGCGTGGTGGTTTGTTTTTTCGTTTTCAGCCAATAATAATGCTTTGGCTCCATTTACAAATCCAGCGTAAGCCAAATAAATTGCATCTGACCATTTTTTATCATCAAAAGCTTCTTGAGCAAACGTTAATTTATCTTTGGCTTCAAACAATAATGTAGCTACCAAATCAATTACAACACCGGCACATTCTCCAACTCCAACTGCTTTTACGTAATTATCGGCATTACCCCAATCTACAAAATCAGCTTCGGTTAAATTCGTTACATCAGCCAATGGTTTTAAGAACTCATAGAAATATTTCTCTCCTTTGGCATCATAATAATCCACAAATGGCTGTCCATTTCCATTGGCTTCAAAATCATTTAAGATCAATCGCAAAGCATCCGGTCCTCTTCTGCTAGGTATTTTGATTACTTTATCAGAAAAACGTCCAACGCCGTTGCCTATATTTTTTCCTCCTAATAATACCTGAAGTGCTGGAGCTACCAGTTTTCCAGCATTGATGGACATTCCTTGAAAACCTATTTCGGACATATTGTGTTGTCCACAGGCATTCATACACCCGCTAATTTTTATGGCAATATCCACATTGCTATTAAATTGTGGATATTCTGTTGCTATAACTCTCTCCAATTCTTCAGCAATACCTGTACTGCTCGCAATTCCTAAATTACAAGTATCAGTTCCAGGACAAGCCGTGATATCAGCAACGGTATTATATCCTAAAGTAACAAAATCCAATTTGGCTAATTCCTGATAGAAAAAAGGTAAATTTTCTTCTTTGATGTTACGGATAAGAATATTTTGTCTTAATGAAAAACGCAATTCATTGGCACCATAATTTTTAACCAAATCAGCCAATAATCTTGCTTTGTCGATATAAAAATCTCCTAGAAGAATTTTAATTCCAATAGCAACATATCCAGCTTGTTTTTGTTCAATAACGTTCGATTTTTTCCAAGCTTCATAAGCTTCAACATTATCAATCGTTACTGAAGGCACTTCCAATAAAGGTTCCGTAATTGCTCCTTCAAAATCAGTAGTGTCTATTTCGTATGTATGGAAAGCCAAAGCTTTTTTCTCTTCGTCAACCAAACGCATAAATTCGTCACGTCCCAAATCTTTGATTAAGAATTTCAAACGCGCTTTCAAACGTTTTGCTCTTTCTCCGTGACGGTCAAAAACTCTGATTACCCCTTCGGCAGTCGGGATAATTTGGTTAACCGGGACAAATTCTGAAAGCAATTCAGCGTGGCTTGGTTGTGAACCTAAACCTCCACCCAACATTATTTTAAAACCTTTTTCACCATTTACAATTTTGGGAATGAATCCTAAATCGTGCAAATAGCTCAAAGCGGTATCTTTATCAGAAGATGAGAATGATATTTTGAACTTACGACCCATTTCTTGACAGATTGGGTTACGCAATAGATATTGAAACAAAGCGTGTGCATAAGGAGATACGTCAAATGGCTCGTCTAAATCAATTCCGGCAGTTTCACTAGCCGTGATATTTCTTACCGTGTTTCCACAAGCTTCTCTCAAAGTAATATCATCTTTGGCTAAGTCTGCCCAAAGTTCAGGTGTTCTGTCCAAACTTACATAGTGAATTTGGATATCCTGACGCGTTGTGATGTGCAGACGGCCTGTAGAATATTTTTCAGACACATCTGTGATTCTTCTCAATTGTTCGCTAGACACTTTTCCGTAAGGCAATTTAATACGAATCATTTGTACGCCTTCCTGACGTTGACCATAAATACCACGTGCCAAACGAAGACTACGAAAACGTTCATCATCAATTTGTCCTCCACGGAATAAATGGATTTTTTTCTCTAAATCGATAATCTCTTTTTGGACAATCGGGTCTTCTATTTCGGTTCTAAAACTTTGCATAACTTTTTAGTTTATAGTTTGTGGTTGGTTGTTTATGGTTGGTTGTTGGCAGCATAACTATCAACTAAAAACCATCAACTATCAACTATTTAATAAATCCAACTCCTGCTGTTGTGTTGGTTGCGGCATCTATCAAAATGAAGGCTCCATTAGATTTATTTTCTGTGTAAGCATCAAAATAAATGGCTTTACTCAATTTAATGGTTACTTCTCCTATTTCGTTTATTGCTAATTGAGTCGCTGGCGTTACTCCTGAATAATCGGTTGC carries:
- a CDS encoding sodium:proton antiporter: MTEYPIFVFTALLILVYGLFSKALEKSVITAPMVFVVIGIIASNFQIDELRQGIDAPLVKILAELTLVLVLFNDASTINLMELRKHRKLPVRLLLIGLPLTMVLGILIGIPLFPGVNIWVIALMAFILSPTDAALGQAVVTSKLVPEKIRQTINVESGLNDGIAFPPILICLAVLSHADAGNSGTSYWLLFTLRQFVFGPLIGGLIGWAGGYLVDKASSKGWMNSTFQSLSSIAIALLAFSLAETVDGNGFIAAFFAGMLLGTHNLKVRERLHEFGEAESQALVLFIFLLFGMMLVPFCYPYWDINAWVYALLSLTIIRMLPVAICLIGTKLPSVTIGFIGWFGPRGIASVLYLLLVIIELGIPGYERIISVIVLTVLLSIFLHGFTAVPFSKMLGKYFQ
- the metH gene encoding methionine synthase; the protein is MGHNKNRRNLVLSGLEPLIITPDSVFVNVGERTNVTGSRKFLRLIKEEKYEEALDIARQQVEGGAQIIDINMDEGMLDGVYAMTKFLNLIAAEPDISRVPIMIDSSKWEIIEAGLKVVQGKCVVNSISLKEGEEAFIHHAKLIKRYGAAVIVMAFDEVGQADNYDRRVEICQRSYDILVNKVDFPPQDIIFDLNIFPVATGMEEHRLNALDFFRGTKWVRENLPHAHISGGVSNVSFSFRGNDTVREAMHSVFLYHAIKNGMTMGIVNPEMLSIYDEIPKDLLEHVEDVILDRRDDATERLLDFAENVKGDVKSNEKAVQEWRSGTVQERITHSLVKGVDEFIEIDVEEARLAATKPIEVIEINLMTGMNVVGDLFGSGKMFLPQVVKSARVMKKAVAYLLPFIEAAKQVGDKSGNGKILMATVKGDVHDIGKNIVSVVLACNNYEIVDLGVMVPPEKIIAAAIEHEVDIIGLSGLITPSLDEMVYLAKELDKRGMKIPVMIGGATTSRAHTAVKIAPQYRETVIHVNDASRAVTVAGNLLDHNRKIYASDIRAEYDAFRETFLNRSRDKNFLTIEQARKNKLQLDWRHFEPVKPKVIGEQTIEVDLDVLVPYIDWTPFFRTWELFGKYPAILADEVVGEQATSVFADAQAMLEVILKEKKLQAKGIYGIFPANQINDDDIELTDENGKPLQTFLTLRQQSQKTKGAPNIALADFIAPKESGKVDYMGAFCVTTGFGVDEWAAEFEKDLDDYNSIMVKALADRFAEAFAEYLHEKIRKEIWGYAADEVLSKQALIEEDYKGIRPAPGYPACPDHLEKPTIWKLLNVEAAIGVTLTESMAMWPASSVSGYYFGNPESKYFGLGKIKEDQVIDYAKRRSVSTEVAMKWLNPNIAD
- a CDS encoding homocysteine S-methyltransferase family protein: MSTIQEEIKKRILVLDGAMGTMLQRYNFSEEDFRGERFKDFPHPLKGNNDLLSLTQPQAIKAVHAAYFEAGADIVETNTFSGTTIGMADYYLEEYVYELNYESAKLAREVADEFTAKNPNQPRFVAGSIGPTNRTASMSPDVNDPGYRAVTFDDLRIAYKQQVEALMDGGCDLLLVETIFDTLNAKAALFAIEQVKEERNLDIPIMVSGTITDASGRTLSGQTVEAFLVSVSHIPLLSVGFNCALGADLLKPYLQTLSHNTSFNVSAHPNAGLPNAFGEYDETPEEMQAQIKSYLDDNLINIIGGCCGTTPNHIKLIADIAKDYKPRVSTAVM
- a CDS encoding potassium channel family protein, yielding MAIQILFSLGIIVATIFIHGLGTAWWLNYLFRNRDLKSQVFGFYKILKTLSTMAVFLMVLHFIEIALWAGVYMMIPALDKISHWEESIYFSMITYTTLGYGDITLPPIWRIMSGFEAMNGILLFGWSTTMFFAVVQKIIAIKNNKN
- the metF gene encoding methylenetetrahydrofolate reductase [NAD(P)H], which codes for MKVTKHIEKAKGETLFSFEIIPPQKGKSIQELYDNIDPLMEFKPPFIDVTTSREEYIYVDKGNGLLEKKLTRMRPGTLGICASIKHKYNVDTVPHVLCGGFTKEETEYLLVDCHYLGIDNVMALRGDAMKDEQSFVPKEGGNNYASDLVSQIYQLNNGKYLHDVMDIDNKADFCIGVAGYPEKHLESPSLMSDLKRLKEKVDAGADYVVTQMFFDNAKYFEFVAKAREIGITVPIIPGIKPIAVQRHLQVLPQIFRIDLPEDLISAVDKCKNNAEIRQVGIEWAIQQSIELKAAGVPVLHYYSMGKSENIRQIASQVF